A region from the Malus domestica chromosome 07, GDT2T_hap1 genome encodes:
- the LOC108173648 gene encoding small ribosomal subunit protein uS19m-like has protein sequence MARRLIATLNRGLVGKLFSESSTKLDSGKPVVAGMCGLDKAGYSTQAKQESHFYDGAFVDAFLMKMKNNKDLLNNKKIWSRRSTILPEFVGTTVRIYNGKNHIRCKITEEKVGHKFGEFAMTRKRRVQAKTTAPVRPVKPGKKAGKK, from the exons ATGGCAAGGCGTCTAATTGCAACCCTCAATCGTGGCCTAGTTGGCAAACTCTTCTCCGAGTCCTCTACCAAG CTGGACTCAGGAAAGCCGGTGGTTGCGGGAATGTGTGGACTGGACAAAGCAGGTTACAGTACCCAAGCCAAGCAAGA ATCTCATTTTTACGATGGCGCTTTTGTGGATGCATTCCtgatgaaaatgaagaacaacaAGGATCTCCTTAACAATAAGAAAATTTGGTCACGCAGATCTACTATTTTGCCAGAATTCGTGGGTACTACAGTCCGTATCTATAATGGAAAAAATCATATTCGCTGCAAGATCACTGAAGAGAAGGTTGGTCATAAATTTGGAGAGTTTGCAATGACACGGAAACGAAGAGTTCAGGCTAAAACTACTGCACCAGTAAGACCAGTGAAACCGGGAAAAAAAGCAGGCAAAAAGTAA